From Acipenser ruthenus chromosome 2, fAciRut3.2 maternal haplotype, whole genome shotgun sequence, a single genomic window includes:
- the LOC117403512 gene encoding globoside alpha-1,3-N-acetylgalactosaminyltransferase 1-like codes for MGRLSHSHPLPALGRVTRKGILLFFAFAGLIYFLKVHLQQKISSESLSIRLPAQATGGEAGFPPNVTPWGAPIVWGDSPESQIRRQKFTNRAVTTGLAVFVVGTYAQYLHKFIISAEKYFLPEHFVTYYILTDNLRGIPAITLGSGREIKPFYIAERPDWVNLSKTRMSVLSSVIKELIQDEVDYIFCMDVDQVFINPVGSEILGSLVATLHPEYYNQPLDMYPYERTVDSKAYVDGSEGDYYYTSEIYGGSCPEVYKLVLTCSQFIIQDMEISFHAFLFEESYLNRYLIQNRPTRLLSPEYNWLAAQKTSEEIQVKRILSLQR; via the exons CGCTGGGCAGAGTAACCAGAAAAGGCATCCTCCTGTTCTTTGCCTTCGCTGGATTGATAT ACTTCCTGAAGGTACATTTGCAGCAGAAAATCTCATCAGAAAGCCTTTCGATTCGTCTCCCTGCCCAAGCTACAGGAGGAGAGGCAGGATTTCCCCCCAATGTCACCCCCTGGGGAGCCCCCATTGTGTGGGGAGACAGCCCGGAGTCACAGATCAGAAGGCAGAAGTTCACAAACCGGGCTGTCACCACAGGCCTGGCAGTGTTTGTCGTCGGGACATACGCACAGTACCTCCACAAGTTCATAATCTCTGCCGAGAAGTATTTTCTGCCAGAACACTTTGTCACTTACTACATACTGACTGACAACTTGCGAGGGATCCCTGCGATTACTCTGGGATCTGGCCGAGAAATCAAGCCGTTTTATATCGCAGAGAGGCCAGACTGGGTTAATTTGTCGAAAACAAGGATGTCTGTGCTGAGCAGTGTAATCAAAGAGCTGATCCAGGATGAGGTGGACTACATCTTCTGCATGGACGTGGACCAAGTGTTTATAAACCCTGTGGGGTCCGAAATCCTGGGAAGCCTTGTGGCCACTTTGCACCCGGAATACTACAACCAGCCCTTGGACATGTATCCTTATGAGAGGACTGTGGATTCCAAAGCCTACGTTGATGGCTCCGAAGGGGATTACTATTACACCTCGGAGATCTACGGGGGCTCGTGTCCTGAGGTTTATAAGCTGGTGTTGACTTGTTCCCAGTTCATCATCCAGGATATGGAGATTAGCTTCCATGCATTCCTATTCGAGGAAAGCTACCTAAACCGCTACCTGATCCAGAACAGACCTACTAGACTCCTTTCCCCAGAATACAACTGGCTGGCTGCTCAGAAGACATCTGAGGAAATCCAAGTGAAGAGGATTCTTTCTTTGCAGAGATGA